TCTCTAAATAAGAAGGCATGTGCTCAGCTCCTAAAGCGTTAGTTTCTGATTACTTCTTCTCCCCAAGACGTTTTCTTAAGTCAAATCCTAAATCAATTATACCTAATATCCTCACAATATAAAGAACAAATGGAAGGAGGAAAACCAGGACAACGAAGATGATGGGAACCGCTTTAGGATAGTTTTTAATATGTGTTACATAAAACACTAAAGAGAGCCCTTGGAGAACCATCAGCATTTGCAGGATGAATGTTAGATTGGAAATCACCCAGAACAAATAGGTTCCTTTTTCCGGCTGTATGATCAATGCTGCAATCATCGTGATGAGATAGTACCAAAGTATGCTCTTAGGCAGATTCAATTCCCTGAATGGCGGCCAGGTTGGCACCTTGATCCCGAACCGTTTCAAGAATGGAAACGAGACAAGCTGAAGCAGGAACACAATCAAGAATGAGGCCATGACGAACATGCTCGGCATAAGTACTTCCATCATATCGATCATTGCTTCAAATTGCTTGATGAGGTTCGCATCAGGTGCCTGCCCCATTTGTTCCAGCAATTTAATCGCCTGGTCGGTAGAGGCACGAAAAGCCTCCATCAATTCATCGATAATATTAATTTTGAATAAGATGACTGATAACGCATATTGTGCCACCAAATTCAAAAGGAACACGAGGGAACCAGCTATGTATGCTGCGAACTTACTTTTCCCTTCCCTGACCATATAACCCATAACAGCACCTGTTGTCCCATATGCCAATGCAAGCGGGATTGCCAGGAGCGATCCTAAAATCATGGATAATAACACAGCTGCGAGCGTAAAAACAGCCGTACTTTTCCCATCATACTTAGCACCGAAAAATAAGAACGGCAAAGAAAGAAAAAGGTTTACGATTAACCCCAGGCCAGGTATATAGAAAGTGATCAATAATAAAACCGCAAAAATCGCTAACAGGATGGCACCTTCCGTCAGCTTGTATGTATTCTTCATAATCCACCTCACAGAAAAGCGTAAGCGCCTTGATCAGCCTCGACAAGTGCTGGAGCTAGACACCGAAAAGCATAAGCGCCTTGGTGTCATTATAAGGTTCAATCAAGATTTAATAACTGTTTACTGAACCAAGTACCAGCCATTTTTAAGATAACCGATAAGAACTATTTTAGCTTTTAAACGTATGACAAGCAAACGAAGTGATATATAGCTAATATAAAAGGCAGCGGGAAAGCCCCGCTGCCTTTTAAAATCCGATCATTATTCGCCTGAAACGTATGGCAGTAATGCCATTTGACGAGAACGTTTGATTGCAACTGTCAATTTACGCTGATATTTAGCGCTAGTACCAGTTACACGGCGTGGTAAAATTTTACCGCGCTCAGAGATGAATTTTTTAAGAAGATCAACATCTTTATAATCAATTTTAGTGATTCCGTTTGCTGTGAAGTAGCAAACTTTACGGCGTTTTGCACGTCCGCCTCTGCGTCCACCCATTGCCATGGTCATTTCCCTCCTTGTGTATTCTATTTCAAATCCGAGTTATATTAGAATGGAAGATCATCATCTGAAATGTCGATCTGGCCGCCACCTGCAAATGGATCTTCATCTACTTTTGTATAACCTTGGTTTTGTCGTTGATTCTGATTCCCGAACGGGGATCCTTGATCATTTTGACGGGAATAACCGCTATCCCCTCTGTCTGAAGACTGTCCTTTTGGCTCAAGGAACTGAACACTCTCAGCAAGAACTTCTGTAACGTATACACGCTTACCATCTTGTCCTTCATAGCTACGAGTTTGAACGCGTCCATCAACACCTGCAAGGCTGCCCTTCTTCAAGAAGTTAGCAACATTTTCGGCTGGACGGCGCCATACCACACAGTTAATGAAGTCAGCTTCTCTTTCCCCCTGCTGGTTGGTAAATGAACGATTTACCGCAAGTGTGAAAGTAGCCACCGCAACTCCATTCGGTGTGAAACGTAATTCAGGATCCTTGGTCAAACGGCCAACAAGAATGACACGATTCATCATCAGAATCAACTCCTTCCCCCCAGCATGAATGTTCCATATGAAACATCTTCCGCTGAAAGTTTATATTTATAACATTAATTATTCTTCTTCTTTAATTACGATGTGGCGAAGGATATCTTCGTTGATCTTAGCAAGACGAGAGAATTCCTCAACTGCTTCCGGAGTAGCGTTTACCTTAACAAGCTGGTAGTAGCCATCACGGAAA
The window above is part of the Mesobacillus jeotgali genome. Proteins encoded here:
- a CDS encoding YybS family protein, with the translated sequence MKNTYKLTEGAILLAIFAVLLLITFYIPGLGLIVNLFLSLPFLFFGAKYDGKSTAVFTLAAVLLSMILGSLLAIPLALAYGTTGAVMGYMVREGKSKFAAYIAGSLVFLLNLVAQYALSVILFKINIIDELMEAFRASTDQAIKLLEQMGQAPDANLIKQFEAMIDMMEVLMPSMFVMASFLIVFLLQLVSFPFLKRFGIKVPTWPPFRELNLPKSILWYYLITMIAALIIQPEKGTYLFWVISNLTFILQMLMVLQGLSLVFYVTHIKNYPKAVPIIFVVLVFLLPFVLYIVRILGIIDLGFDLRKRLGEKK
- the rpsR gene encoding 30S ribosomal protein S18, with product MGGRRGGRAKRRKVCYFTANGITKIDYKDVDLLKKFISERGKILPRRVTGTSAKYQRKLTVAIKRSRQMALLPYVSGE
- the ssb gene encoding single-stranded DNA-binding protein; translation: MMNRVILVGRLTKDPELRFTPNGVAVATFTLAVNRSFTNQQGEREADFINCVVWRRPAENVANFLKKGSLAGVDGRVQTRSYEGQDGKRVYVTEVLAESVQFLEPKGQSSDRGDSGYSRQNDQGSPFGNQNQRQNQGYTKVDEDPFAGGGQIDISDDDLPF